One genomic segment of Streptomyces liangshanensis includes these proteins:
- a CDS encoding ribonuclease J, which yields MSHPHPELGAPPKLPKNGLRVTPLGGLGEIGRNMTVFEYNGRLLIVDCGVLFPEEEQPGIDLILPDFTTIRDRLDDIDGIVLTHGHEDHIGGVPFLLRLKADIPLIGSKLTLALIEAKLQEHRIRPYTLEVTEGHRERIGPFDCEFVAVNHSIPDALAVAIRTPAGMVVHTGDFKMDQLPLDRRLTDLPTFARLGEEGIDLLLADSTNAEVPGFVPPERDISNVLRQVFSSAQKRIIVASFASHVHRIQQILDAAHEHGRRVAFVGRSMVRNMGIARDLGYLRVPAGLVVDVKTLDDLPGEQIVLVCTGSQGEPMAALSRMANRDHQIRIVGGDTVILASSLIPGNENAVYRVINGLTRWGANVIHKGNAKVHVSGHASAGELLYFYNICKPKNLMPVHGEWRHLRANAELGAMTGVPKDHIVIAEDGVVVDLVDGKARIVGKVQAGYVYVDGLSVGDVTESSLKDRRILGEEGIISVYVVVDSTTGKVVGGPHFHARGSGIEDTAFGAVLAKVEEAIAKSAADGVAEPHQLQQLVRRVVGKWVSDTYRRRPMILPVVVEV from the coding sequence TTGAGCCATCCGCATCCCGAACTCGGCGCACCGCCGAAGCTTCCCAAGAACGGCCTTCGCGTCACCCCGCTCGGCGGGCTCGGCGAGATCGGCCGCAACATGACGGTCTTCGAGTACAACGGCCGCCTGCTCATCGTCGACTGCGGCGTCCTCTTCCCGGAGGAGGAGCAGCCCGGCATCGACCTGATCCTGCCGGACTTCACCACCATCCGGGACCGCCTCGACGACATCGACGGGATCGTGCTCACGCACGGTCACGAGGACCACATCGGGGGTGTCCCCTTCCTGCTCAGGCTGAAGGCCGACATTCCCCTGATCGGCTCCAAGCTGACCCTCGCGCTGATCGAGGCGAAGCTCCAGGAGCACCGCATCCGCCCGTACACCCTTGAGGTCACCGAGGGTCACCGCGAGCGCATCGGCCCGTTCGACTGCGAGTTCGTCGCGGTGAACCACTCCATCCCGGACGCGCTGGCCGTGGCCATCCGCACCCCCGCGGGCATGGTGGTCCACACGGGCGACTTCAAGATGGACCAGCTCCCGCTGGACCGCAGGCTCACCGACCTGCCCACCTTCGCCCGGCTGGGCGAGGAGGGCATCGACCTGCTGCTGGCGGACTCCACGAACGCCGAGGTCCCGGGATTCGTCCCGCCCGAGCGGGACATCTCCAACGTCCTGCGCCAGGTGTTCAGCAGCGCCCAGAAGCGGATCATCGTGGCGAGCTTCGCGAGCCACGTCCACCGCATCCAGCAGATCCTCGACGCCGCCCACGAGCACGGCCGCAGGGTCGCCTTCGTCGGCCGCTCGATGGTCAGGAACATGGGCATCGCCCGTGACCTGGGCTATCTGCGGGTGCCGGCCGGCCTCGTCGTGGACGTGAAGACGCTGGACGACCTCCCGGGCGAGCAGATCGTGCTCGTCTGCACGGGCTCCCAGGGCGAGCCGATGGCCGCGCTGTCCCGCATGGCCAACCGCGACCACCAGATCCGCATCGTCGGCGGCGACACCGTGATCCTCGCGTCGTCCCTGATCCCGGGCAACGAGAACGCGGTCTACCGCGTGATCAACGGCCTGACCAGGTGGGGCGCGAACGTCATCCACAAGGGCAACGCCAAGGTCCACGTCTCCGGACACGCCTCGGCCGGCGAGCTGCTGTACTTCTACAACATCTGCAAGCCGAAGAACCTGATGCCGGTCCACGGCGAATGGCGCCACCTGCGCGCCAACGCCGAGCTGGGCGCGATGACAGGGGTCCCCAAGGACCACATCGTCATCGCCGAGGACGGCGTGGTCGTCGACCTGGTGGACGGCAAGGCCAGGATCGTCGGCAAGGTCCAGGCGGGGTACGTGTACGTCGACGGCCTCTCGGTCGGCGACGTCACGGAGAGCTCCCTCAAGGACCGCCGCATCCTCGGCGAGGAGGGGATCATCTCGGTGTACGTGGTGGTCGACTCCACGACCGGCAAGGTGGTCGGCGGACCCCACTTCCACGCCCGCGGCTCGGGCATCGAGGACACGGCGTTCGGCGCCGTCCTGGCGAAGGTCGAGGAGGCCATCGCCAAGTCCGCCGCCGACGGCGTCGCGGAACCGCACCAGCTCCAGCAGCTCGTGCGCCGCGTGGTCGGCAAGTGGGTCTCCGACACCTACCGCCGGCGCCCGATGATCCTGCCCGTGGTCGTCGAAGTCTGA
- the dapA gene encoding 4-hydroxy-tetrahydrodipicolinate synthase translates to MAPISTPQTPFGRVLTAMVTPFTADGALDLDGAQRLAAHLVDAGNDGLVLNGTTGESPTTSDAEKDQLVRAVLDAVGDRAHIVAGIGTNDTRHSVELARAAERAGAHGLLAVTPYYNKPPQEGLHRHFTAIADSTGLPVMLYDIPGRSGVPIDTETIVRLAQHPRIVANKDAKGDLGRASWAIARSGLAWYSGDDMLNLPLLAVGAIGFVSVVGHVVTPELRELLDAHLTGDVQKATEIHQKLLPVFTGMFRTQGVITTKAALTLLGLPAGPLRLPLVELSDPETDQLKIDLAAGGVQL, encoded by the coding sequence ATGGCTCCGATCTCCACTCCGCAGACCCCCTTCGGGCGGGTCCTCACCGCGATGGTCACGCCCTTCACGGCGGACGGCGCGCTCGACCTCGACGGCGCCCAGCGGCTCGCCGCCCACCTGGTCGACGCAGGCAACGACGGCCTGGTCCTGAACGGGACCACCGGCGAGTCGCCGACCACCAGCGACGCGGAGAAAGACCAGCTCGTACGGGCTGTCCTGGACGCCGTCGGCGACCGCGCCCACATCGTCGCCGGCATCGGCACGAACGACACCCGCCACAGCGTGGAACTGGCCCGCGCCGCCGAGCGCGCCGGAGCGCACGGCCTGCTCGCCGTGACCCCGTACTACAACAAGCCCCCGCAAGAAGGCCTCCACCGGCACTTCACCGCCATCGCCGACTCCACCGGCCTGCCGGTCATGCTCTACGACATCCCGGGCCGCAGCGGCGTCCCCATCGACACCGAGACGATTGTCCGTCTCGCCCAGCACCCGCGTATCGTCGCCAACAAGGACGCCAAGGGCGACCTCGGCCGCGCCAGCTGGGCCATCGCCCGGTCCGGCCTCGCCTGGTACTCCGGCGACGACATGCTGAACCTGCCCCTCCTGGCCGTCGGCGCGATCGGATTCGTCTCGGTCGTGGGCCACGTCGTCACCCCCGAGCTGCGAGAACTGCTCGACGCCCACCTCACGGGCGACGTCCAGAAGGCCACCGAGATCCACCAGAAGCTGCTCCCGGTCTTCACGGGCATGTTCCGCACCCAGGGCGTCATCACCACCAAGGCCGCGCTCACCCTGCTGGGCCTGCCGGCCGGACCGCTGCGCCTGCCCCTGGTCGAGCTGTCGGACCCCGAAACGGACCAGCTCAAGATCGATCTGGCGGCCGGCGGGGTACAGCTCTGA
- the thyX gene encoding FAD-dependent thymidylate synthase encodes MSDTPAETKPSFRSDVTVELVKHTAGDSDVLWAARVSTAGEQSLEELSKDPERSKGLINYLMRDRHGSPFEHNSMTFFVSAPIFVFREFMRHRVGWSYNEESGRYRELQPVFYVPGADRKLVQEGRPGKYVFVDGTQEQQDLTGRVMEASYVQAYEAYQEMLAAGVAREVARAVLPVGLFSSMYATCNARSLMHFLGLRTQHEQARTPSFPQREIEMVGELMEAHWATLMPLTHAAFNANGRVAP; translated from the coding sequence GTGAGCGACACCCCCGCAGAGACCAAGCCGAGCTTCCGCAGCGATGTCACCGTCGAGTTGGTGAAGCACACCGCCGGCGACTCCGACGTGCTGTGGGCCGCGCGCGTCTCCACCGCAGGCGAGCAGTCCCTGGAGGAGCTCTCGAAGGACCCCGAGCGCTCGAAGGGACTCATCAACTACCTGATGCGGGACCGCCACGGCAGCCCCTTCGAGCACAACTCCATGACGTTCTTCGTCAGCGCCCCGATCTTCGTCTTCCGCGAGTTCATGCGCCACCGGGTCGGCTGGTCCTACAACGAGGAGTCGGGCCGGTACCGGGAGCTCCAGCCGGTCTTCTACGTCCCCGGCGCGGACCGCAAGCTCGTCCAGGAGGGCCGCCCGGGGAAGTACGTGTTCGTCGACGGCACCCAGGAGCAGCAGGACCTGACCGGCCGCGTCATGGAGGCCTCGTACGTCCAGGCCTACGAGGCGTACCAGGAGATGCTCGCGGCCGGCGTCGCGCGCGAGGTCGCGCGGGCCGTGCTGCCGGTCGGCCTGTTCTCCTCGATGTACGCGACGTGCAACGCGCGCTCGCTGATGCACTTCCTCGGCCTGCGCACCCAGCACGAACAGGCGAGGACGCCGTCCTTCCCGCAACGGGAGATCGAGATGGTGGGGGAGCTGATGGAGGCGCACTGGGCGACGCTCATGCCCCTCACCCACGCGGCCTTCAACGCCAATGGCCGAGTCGCCCCGTAG
- a CDS encoding PH domain-containing protein: MPLPFLTADRAFDATTDDVALPFDDHDQWRRPYRPGPWRVAAAALLLLLSSFVLLAGTVTAAAGSASGAYLCLALAAVGIAIALRLLRVGAWVSRHGVRRVLLLRTRTVAWDQVTEVRTVQQPVRWLGLPRTVQGQALSLVLRQGAPLPLLTDHNADFLSRTEAFDRAADTVEAWGDEYRRP, from the coding sequence GTGCCCCTGCCCTTCCTGACGGCCGACCGGGCTTTTGACGCGACCACCGACGATGTCGCGTTGCCGTTCGACGATCATGATCAATGGCGGCGTCCGTACCGTCCCGGCCCCTGGCGGGTCGCGGCGGCGGCGCTGCTCCTGCTGCTGTCCTCGTTCGTCCTGCTCGCGGGAACGGTCACCGCGGCCGCGGGCAGCGCGTCGGGCGCCTATCTCTGCCTCGCCCTGGCCGCCGTGGGCATCGCGATCGCCCTGCGGCTGCTGCGGGTGGGCGCGTGGGTGAGCCGGCACGGTGTCCGCCGTGTCCTGCTGCTCAGGACGCGGACCGTGGCCTGGGACCAGGTCACCGAGGTCCGTACCGTCCAGCAGCCCGTACGGTGGCTCGGCCTGCCGCGCACCGTGCAGGGCCAGGCGCTCTCCCTCGTGCTGCGTCAGGGAGCGCCGCTGCCGCTGCTGACGGACCACAACGCGGACTTCCTGTCGCGTACGGAGGCGTTCGACCGGGCCGCCGACACCGTCGAGGCCTGGGGGGACGAGTACCGCCGTCCCTGA
- the dapB gene encoding 4-hydroxy-tetrahydrodipicolinate reductase: protein MSKLRVAVLGAKGRIGSEAARAVEAAEDLELVAALDQHDTLETLTASGAQVAVDLTHPDSVMGNLDFCVGHGIHAVVGTTGWNDERLARLTSWLEASPETGVLVAPNFSIGAVLTMKFSQSAARYFESVEVIELHHPNKADAPSGTAGRTAQLIAAARQEAQLPPQPDATVTGLEGARGADVDGVRVHSVRLRGLLAHQEVIFGGEGETLTVRHDSLHHSSFMPGILLGVRRVVSTPGLTYGLEHFLDLS from the coding sequence ATGAGCAAGCTGCGCGTGGCCGTCCTCGGTGCCAAGGGCCGTATCGGCTCCGAGGCCGCACGGGCCGTCGAGGCCGCGGAGGACCTGGAACTGGTCGCCGCCCTCGACCAGCACGACACGCTGGAGACCCTCACGGCGAGCGGGGCCCAGGTCGCCGTCGACCTGACCCACCCCGACTCCGTGATGGGCAACCTCGACTTCTGCGTGGGACACGGCATCCACGCCGTGGTCGGCACCACCGGATGGAACGACGAGCGCCTCGCGCGGCTGACCTCCTGGCTGGAGGCCTCCCCGGAGACCGGGGTGCTCGTCGCGCCGAACTTCTCCATCGGGGCCGTCCTCACGATGAAGTTCTCCCAGTCCGCGGCCCGATACTTCGAGTCCGTCGAGGTCATCGAGCTGCACCACCCGAACAAGGCCGACGCCCCCTCCGGTACGGCCGGCCGCACCGCCCAACTGATCGCCGCGGCCCGCCAGGAGGCGCAACTGCCTCCCCAGCCCGACGCGACGGTCACCGGCCTGGAGGGCGCGCGCGGCGCCGACGTCGACGGCGTGCGCGTGCACTCCGTACGCCTCCGGGGGCTCCTCGCCCACCAGGAAGTGATCTTCGGCGGCGAGGGCGAGACGCTCACCGTCCGCCACGACTCCCTGCACCACAGCAGCTTCATGCCGGGCATCCTGCTCGGCGTGCGCCGCGTGGTGTCCACCCCGGGCCTCACCTACGGCCTGGAACACTTCCTCGACCTGAGCTGA
- a CDS encoding M16 family metallopeptidase → MTTSSRSTARTSSEARAVARTQTLLKGENGIGTVRRTTLPGGLRVVTESLPSVRSATFGIWVQVGSRDETPTLNGATHYLEHLLFKGTKRRSALDISSAIDAVGGEMNAFTAKEYTCYYARVLDTDLPLAIDVVCDMLTGSLIEAADVEAERGVILEEIAMTEDDPGDVVHDLFAQTMLGDTPLGRPVLGTVETVTALDRDRIALFYKKHYDPTHLVVAAAGNVDHATVVRQVRKAFDRAGALSRTDATPLAPREGTRALRTAGRVDVLNRKTEQAHVVLGMPGLARTDERRWALGVLNTALGGGMSSRLFQEVREKRGLAYSVYSYTSGFADCGLFGVYAGCRPNQVHDVLKICRDELDKAASEGISDEEIGRAVGQLSGSTVLGLEDTGALMNRIGKSELCWGSHMSVDDMLARIAAVTPDEVRAVARDVLGHRPSLSVIGPLKDKQAARLDEAVS, encoded by the coding sequence GTGACCACCAGCTCCAGGTCGACGGCCCGCACCTCCTCGGAGGCGCGGGCCGTTGCCCGTACCCAAACACTCCTCAAGGGCGAGAACGGCATCGGCACGGTCCGCCGTACGACCCTGCCCGGCGGCCTGCGCGTCGTCACCGAGTCCCTGCCGTCGGTGCGCTCCGCGACCTTCGGCATCTGGGTCCAGGTCGGCTCCCGGGACGAGACCCCCACGCTCAACGGGGCCACCCACTACCTGGAACACCTCCTCTTCAAGGGCACCAAGCGGCGCAGCGCCCTCGACATCTCCTCCGCCATCGACGCGGTCGGCGGTGAGATGAACGCCTTCACGGCGAAGGAGTACACCTGCTACTACGCGCGGGTCCTCGACACCGACCTGCCGCTCGCCATCGACGTCGTGTGCGACATGCTCACCGGCTCCCTCATCGAGGCCGCCGACGTCGAGGCCGAACGCGGAGTCATCCTCGAAGAGATCGCCATGACCGAGGACGACCCCGGTGACGTGGTGCACGACCTGTTCGCGCAGACCATGCTCGGCGACACCCCCCTCGGCCGCCCGGTCCTCGGCACCGTCGAGACCGTCACGGCCCTGGACCGCGACCGCATCGCCCTCTTCTACAAGAAGCACTACGACCCCACGCACCTGGTCGTCGCCGCCGCCGGCAACGTCGACCACGCCACGGTCGTACGCCAGGTCCGCAAGGCGTTCGACCGCGCCGGCGCCCTGTCCCGTACGGACGCCACACCGCTCGCCCCCCGCGAGGGCACCCGCGCCCTGCGCACCGCGGGCCGCGTCGACGTCCTGAACCGCAAGACGGAACAGGCCCACGTCGTCCTCGGCATGCCGGGCCTCGCCCGCACCGACGAGCGCCGCTGGGCCCTCGGGGTCCTCAACACCGCCCTCGGCGGCGGCATGAGCTCCCGGCTCTTCCAGGAGGTACGGGAGAAGCGCGGCCTCGCCTACAGCGTCTACTCGTACACCTCGGGCTTCGCCGACTGCGGACTCTTCGGCGTCTACGCGGGCTGCCGCCCCAACCAGGTCCACGACGTCCTCAAGATCTGCCGGGACGAGCTGGACAAGGCCGCCTCCGAAGGCATCAGCGACGAGGAGATCGGGCGCGCGGTGGGCCAGCTCTCCGGCTCCACCGTCCTCGGCCTGGAGGACACCGGCGCGCTGATGAACCGTATCGGCAAGAGCGAACTGTGCTGGGGCAGCCACATGTCCGTCGACGACATGCTGGCGAGGATCGCCGCCGTCACCCCGGACGAGGTGCGCGCGGTCGCCCGCGATGTACTGGGACACCGCCCCTCGCTGTCCGTCATCGGACCGCTCAAGGACAAGCAGGCGGCACGTCTCGACGAAGCGGTCTCCTGA
- a CDS encoding polyribonucleotide nucleotidyltransferase codes for MENETHYAEAVIDNGTFGTRTIRFETGRLARQAAGSAVAYLDDDTMVLSATTASKKPKDQLDFFPLTVDVEERQYAAGKIPGSFFRREGRPSEDAILTCRLIDRPLRPSFKKGLRNEIQVVETIMALNPDHLYDVVAINAASCSTILAGLPFSGPVGGTRVALIKGQWVAFPTHTELEDAVFDMVVAGRVLEDGDVAIMMVEAEATDRTIQLVKDGAEAPTEEIVAAGLEAAKPFIKALCKAQSDLAAKAAKPTGEFPIFLDYEDDVLEALTSAVRGELAKALTIAGKQEREAELDRVKGLAGEKLLPQFEGREKEISAAYRSLTKTLVRERVIKDKVRIDGRGVTDIRTLAAEVEAIPRVHGSALFERGETQILGVTTLNMLRMEQQLDTLSPVTRKRYMHNYNFPPYSTGETGRVGSPKRREIGHGALAERALVPVLPTREEFPYAIRQVSEALSSNGSTSMGSVCASTMSLLNAGVPLKAPVAGIAMGLISQEIDGETHYVTLTDILGAEDAFGDMDFKVAGTKTFVTALQLDTKLDGIPASVLAAALKQARDARLHILDVMNEAIDVPDEMSPNAPRIITVKIPVDKIGEVIGPKGKMINQIQEDTGADITIEDDGTIYIGAADGPAAEAARATINQIANPTMPEVGERYLGTVVKTTTFGAFVSLLPGKDGLLHISQIRKLAGGKRVENVEDVLGVGQKVQVEIAEIDQRGKLSLIPVMEDEESADGTATEDAKDEASS; via the coding sequence GTGGAGAACGAGACCCACTACGCCGAAGCCGTGATCGACAACGGAACCTTCGGCACCCGCACCATCCGCTTCGAGACGGGCCGCCTGGCCCGTCAGGCCGCCGGCTCCGCCGTGGCCTACCTGGACGACGACACCATGGTGCTGTCGGCCACGACCGCCTCCAAGAAGCCCAAGGACCAGCTCGACTTCTTCCCCCTCACGGTGGACGTCGAGGAGCGCCAGTACGCGGCCGGCAAGATCCCCGGCTCGTTCTTCCGCCGCGAGGGCCGGCCCTCCGAGGACGCGATCCTCACCTGCCGCCTCATCGACCGCCCGCTGCGCCCGTCCTTCAAGAAGGGCCTGCGCAACGAGATCCAGGTCGTCGAGACGATCATGGCGCTCAACCCCGACCACCTGTACGACGTGGTCGCGATCAACGCCGCCTCCTGCTCCACGATCCTCGCGGGCCTGCCCTTCTCCGGCCCCGTCGGCGGCACCCGGGTCGCCCTGATCAAGGGCCAGTGGGTCGCGTTCCCGACGCACACCGAGCTCGAGGACGCCGTCTTCGACATGGTCGTCGCGGGCCGCGTCCTGGAGGACGGCGACGTCGCGATCATGATGGTCGAGGCCGAGGCCACCGACCGTACGATCCAGCTCGTCAAGGACGGCGCCGAGGCTCCCACCGAGGAGATCGTCGCCGCCGGCCTCGAAGCCGCGAAGCCCTTCATCAAGGCGCTCTGCAAGGCGCAGTCGGACCTCGCCGCCAAGGCCGCCAAGCCCACCGGCGAGTTCCCGATCTTCCTCGACTACGAGGACGACGTCCTCGAAGCGCTCACCTCCGCCGTCCGCGGCGAGCTCGCCAAGGCGCTCACCATCGCCGGCAAGCAGGAGCGCGAAGCCGAGCTGGACCGCGTCAAGGGCCTCGCCGGCGAGAAGCTGCTCCCGCAGTTCGAGGGCCGCGAGAAGGAGATCTCCGCCGCGTACCGCTCGCTCACCAAGACCCTGGTCCGTGAGCGCGTCATCAAGGACAAGGTCCGCATCGACGGCCGCGGCGTCACGGACATCCGTACGCTCGCCGCCGAGGTCGAGGCCATCCCGCGCGTGCACGGCTCCGCCCTGTTCGAGCGTGGCGAGACCCAGATCCTGGGCGTCACCACCCTCAACATGCTCCGCATGGAGCAGCAGCTGGACACCCTCTCCCCGGTGACCCGCAAGCGCTACATGCACAACTACAACTTCCCGCCGTACTCCACCGGTGAGACCGGCCGCGTCGGTTCGCCGAAGCGCCGCGAGATCGGCCACGGCGCCCTGGCCGAGCGCGCGCTCGTGCCGGTGCTGCCGACGCGCGAGGAGTTCCCGTACGCGATCCGCCAGGTCTCCGAGGCGCTGAGCTCCAACGGCTCGACGTCCATGGGCTCGGTCTGCGCCTCCACCATGTCCCTGCTGAACGCCGGTGTGCCCCTCAAGGCCCCCGTCGCCGGCATCGCCATGGGCCTGATCTCGCAGGAGATCGACGGCGAGACCCACTACGTCACCCTCACCGACATCCTCGGTGCGGAGGACGCCTTCGGCGACATGGACTTCAAGGTCGCCGGTACGAAGACGTTCGTCACCGCGCTCCAGCTCGACACCAAGCTCGACGGCATCCCCGCCTCGGTCCTGGCCGCCGCGCTGAAGCAGGCCCGCGACGCCCGCCTCCACATCCTTGACGTGATGAACGAGGCCATCGACGTCCCGGACGAGATGTCCCCCAACGCCCCCCGGATCATCACCGTCAAGATCCCGGTGGACAAGATCGGCGAGGTCATCGGCCCCAAGGGCAAGATGATCAACCAGATCCAGGAGGACACCGGCGCCGACATCACGATCGAGGACGACGGCACCATCTACATCGGTGCCGCCGACGGCCCCGCCGCCGAGGCCGCCCGCGCCACGATCAACCAGATCGCCAACCCGACGATGCCGGAGGTCGGCGAGCGCTACCTGGGTACGGTCGTCAAGACCACTACCTTCGGTGCCTTCGTCTCCCTGCTCCCCGGCAAGGACGGACTGCTGCACATCTCGCAGATCCGCAAGCTCGCCGGCGGCAAGCGCGTGGAGAACGTCGAGGACGTCCTCGGCGTCGGCCAGAAGGTCCAGGTCGAGATCGCCGAGATCGACCAGCGCGGCAAGCTCTCCCTCATCCCCGTGATGGAGGACGAGGAGTCCGCCGACGGTACGGCGACCGAAGACGCGAAGGACGAAGCCTCCTCGTGA
- the rpsO gene encoding 30S ribosomal protein S15 — MPLDAATKKTIMTEFGQKEGDTGSPEVQVAMLSRRISDLTEHLKVHKHDHHSRRGLLILVGQRRRLLQYLAKKDIQRFRVLVERLGIRRGAAGGAK; from the coding sequence GTGCCGCTCGACGCCGCTACAAAGAAGACGATCATGACCGAGTTCGGCCAGAAGGAAGGCGACACCGGCTCCCCCGAGGTCCAGGTCGCCATGCTGTCGCGCCGGATCTCGGACCTGACCGAGCACCTCAAGGTGCACAAGCACGACCACCACTCCCGTCGTGGCCTGCTGATCCTGGTCGGCCAGCGCCGCCGCCTCCTTCAGTACCTGGCCAAGAAGGACATCCAGCGCTTCCGTGTGCTGGTGGAGCGCCTGGGCATCCGCCGTGGCGCGGCCGGCGGCGCCAAGTAA
- the eccD gene encoding type VII secretion integral membrane protein EccD yields the protein MTAPATATGTGRPGPPAPSGGGTGFCRVTVVAPDSRVDVALPEDIAVADLYPEILRLSGQSPADGAPVGYHLVRRDGTVLDGALSLTAQRILDGELLSLRPFAESLPPAVFDDVSDAVATAVARDRALWTDRLMRAAGLLGGSVLLVLLGFVLWTADPRHDMHGLPGILAGVTGVLLLALSAVRARVYDDRASSVALGIGSLANTAVAGSGLLPLDAGEGIGRLQFLLACAAVLVASVILVIVSPGGDGPFVAFVLASAVALLLTFAAITRNLDPAETAALCAPLAVGALAFLPGLSTRFARLPIGFEPPRTGVGGYGADPEPQGPVDAARIAAQARRGHELLVGLVGGCALLATGAAAVLGFSDDVWGQLLALATGVAMLMRAHLFRYTAQVGCALAAGLGALVLLVLGLCLNPPAGLMREALGGDGRALDIRTLWLTTAVAAVAALITAIGLIVPRKGVTPFWGRFLEIAESCVLLTLVPLCLAVFDVYHSIRAMTS from the coding sequence ATGACGGCCCCAGCGACGGCCACCGGAACCGGTCGACCAGGTCCGCCCGCCCCGTCCGGCGGCGGCACCGGCTTCTGCCGGGTCACGGTCGTCGCACCCGACAGCCGCGTCGACGTGGCACTGCCCGAGGACATCGCGGTCGCCGACCTCTACCCGGAGATCCTCAGGCTCTCCGGCCAGAGCCCCGCCGACGGCGCCCCCGTCGGCTACCACCTGGTGCGCCGCGACGGGACCGTACTGGACGGCGCCCTGTCACTGACCGCCCAGCGCATCCTCGACGGCGAGCTGCTGTCCCTGCGCCCCTTCGCCGAGTCCCTGCCGCCCGCCGTCTTCGACGACGTGTCCGACGCGGTCGCCACCGCCGTCGCCCGCGACCGCGCTCTGTGGACCGACCGGCTGATGCGCGCCGCCGGACTCCTCGGCGGCTCGGTCCTCCTCGTCCTGCTCGGCTTCGTCCTCTGGACCGCCGACCCGCGTCACGACATGCACGGCCTGCCCGGCATCCTCGCCGGCGTCACCGGCGTCCTCCTGCTCGCGCTCTCCGCCGTACGGGCCCGGGTGTACGACGACCGCGCCTCCTCCGTCGCCCTCGGCATCGGCTCCCTCGCCAACACGGCGGTCGCCGGATCCGGCCTGCTGCCCCTCGACGCGGGGGAGGGCATCGGCCGGCTCCAGTTCCTGCTCGCCTGCGCCGCCGTCCTCGTCGCCTCCGTGATCCTGGTCATCGTCTCCCCGGGCGGCGACGGCCCCTTCGTCGCCTTCGTCCTCGCCTCCGCCGTCGCGCTGCTCCTCACCTTCGCCGCGATCACCCGGAACCTGGACCCCGCCGAGACCGCCGCGCTCTGCGCCCCCCTCGCCGTCGGCGCCCTCGCCTTCCTGCCCGGCCTCTCCACCCGCTTCGCCCGCCTGCCCATCGGCTTCGAACCGCCCCGTACCGGCGTCGGCGGGTACGGGGCCGACCCCGAGCCCCAGGGCCCCGTCGACGCCGCGCGCATCGCCGCCCAGGCCCGGCGCGGCCACGAACTGCTCGTCGGCCTCGTCGGGGGCTGCGCCCTGCTGGCCACCGGCGCCGCCGCCGTGCTCGGCTTCTCCGACGACGTGTGGGGCCAGCTCCTCGCCCTCGCCACCGGCGTCGCCATGCTCATGCGCGCCCACCTCTTCCGCTACACCGCCCAGGTCGGCTGCGCCCTGGCGGCCGGGCTCGGCGCGCTCGTCCTCCTCGTGCTGGGCCTGTGCCTCAACCCGCCGGCCGGCCTGATGCGCGAGGCCCTCGGCGGCGACGGCAGGGCCCTGGACATCCGTACGCTGTGGCTGACCACGGCGGTCGCCGCCGTCGCCGCCCTGATCACGGCCATCGGCCTGATCGTGCCGCGCAAGGGTGTCACCCCCTTCTGGGGCCGCTTCCTGGAGATCGCCGAGTCCTGCGTCCTGCTGACGCTCGTCCCGCTCTGCCTCGCCGTCTTCGACGTCTACCACTCGATCCGGGCCATGACGTCCTGA